A part of Limihaloglobus sulfuriphilus genomic DNA contains:
- a CDS encoding nitroreductase family protein: MNSFSELVKKCRSYRRFDGSHQVAKQTLIDLVGLARFTASGANLQPLKYIISSDEQKNAVIFDSLAWAGYLTDWDCPAKDERPSGYIIILNDTTIAKISGYDPGIAAQTIMLGAVDRGLGGCMFGSINRKKLSQNLKIPEKYEVLLVLAIGKPVETVVLEDADGDIKYYRDENQVHHVPKRTLDELILDL, from the coding sequence ATGAACAGCTTTAGTGAGCTTGTGAAGAAGTGCCGCAGTTACCGGCGTTTTGACGGCAGCCATCAGGTAGCCAAACAGACCCTCATTGACCTTGTAGGCCTTGCCAGGTTTACCGCCTCCGGGGCGAATCTCCAGCCGCTTAAATATATCATAAGCTCAGATGAGCAGAAGAACGCAGTGATCTTTGATTCACTTGCCTGGGCCGGATATCTGACTGATTGGGACTGCCCGGCCAAAGATGAAAGGCCCAGCGGCTACATCATCATTCTAAATGATACGACAATCGCTAAAATCAGCGGTTACGATCCCGGCATAGCCGCACAGACCATCATGCTCGGCGCGGTTGACAGGGGCCTGGGCGGCTGCATGTTCGGCTCAATTAACCGCAAAAAACTTTCTCAAAATCTGAAAATACCAGAGAAGTATGAGGTTCTGCTGGTGTTGGCGATCGGAAAGCCCGTAGAAACGGTAGTTCTCGAAGATGCCGATGGAGACATAAAATATTACAGGGATGAAAACCAGGTTCACCACGTGCCCAAACGCACACTTGATGAGCTGATTCTCGATCTGTGA
- a CDS encoding YccF domain-containing protein encodes MAFVLNLIWFILGGLVLCITWFLGGLIMCITVIGIPFGVACFRIAGFIAFPFGKDIIDARLLGEKRITGTALMNFLWIVLAGIWLAISHAIAAVLCFITIIGIPLAVIHARMARVSFAPLGKRIVIKSEVREAIKYNTRAKIEKRKKA; translated from the coding sequence ATGGCGTTTGTGCTTAATTTGATCTGGTTCATTCTCGGCGGGTTAGTGCTATGCATTACCTGGTTTCTTGGCGGGTTAATAATGTGCATAACCGTAATTGGGATCCCGTTTGGAGTGGCCTGTTTCAGGATAGCAGGATTCATAGCATTTCCATTTGGCAAGGATATAATTGACGCGCGGCTTCTCGGCGAAAAAAGAATAACCGGAACTGCTTTGATGAACTTTCTCTGGATCGTTCTGGCGGGAATATGGCTTGCTATATCGCACGCAATCGCGGCGGTGCTTTGTTTTATAACCATAATTGGAATCCCCTTAGCCGTGATCCACGCCCGAATGGCGAGGGTCAGTTTTGCGCCTCTGGGCAAGAGGATAGTCATAAAGTCTGAGGTAAGAGAAGCAATAAAGTACAATACCAGAGCTAAAATAGAAAAGCGTAAAAAGGCATGA
- a CDS encoding ferritin family protein, with product MPEFANPFSCLANDRKLTDAELIRSIRFMIAAEYEAIQLYMQLAESTDNKLAKEVLIDIADEERVHAGEFLKLLHHLAPDEKDFYAEGTEEVEEMIEELEKKK from the coding sequence ATGCCGGAATTTGCAAATCCCTTCAGTTGTCTTGCAAATGATAGAAAACTCACCGATGCGGAGTTGATCAGATCAATCCGTTTCATGATAGCCGCTGAGTATGAAGCCATTCAGCTTTATATGCAGCTGGCCGAATCAACAGACAACAAACTTGCCAAAGAAGTTCTCATTGACATAGCTGACGAAGAGCGTGTTCATGCGGGCGAGTTTTTGAAACTTCTTCACCATCTGGCACCCGATGAAAAAGATTTCTATGCCGAAGGAACCGAAGAAGTAGAAGAAATGATCGAAGAGTTAGAGAAAAAGAAATAA
- a CDS encoding Gfo/Idh/MocA family protein, producing the protein MKNQITRRDFGKLGAAAGLTYSFISRLAPAAPQNYASNKVIAAVAGVRSRGKYLASKFASIPNCRVKYVIDVDSRYLPDAAAAVEKAQGSIPEQIKDFRSALDDKEVDLLVIASPDHWHAPMGIAALAAGKHVYVEKPCSHNPAEGEMFIAAQKKYGGIVQMGNQRRSFKIVEQMIDEIHGGVIGDVYYAKTWYSNKRGPIGYGKKVDVPAYLDWNLWQGPAPRTDYRDNIHPYNWHWFWNWGTGESLNNASHELDVARWALKVDYPKRVNSTAGRIHYPNQDDWQFWDTQNIAIQYKDDRMITWEGLSGSQYKTYDRETRGVAFFGDKGVIEYYSNRYKILDLDGKLIREEAPGKKSDTSSTNTIDPGLNDYHAENLINAIIGKGKVNSPIDEGHKSILLGHLANISAKLNTTLECDPASGHIINNAKAIKMWSREYEPGWEPKF; encoded by the coding sequence ATGAAAAACCAGATTACACGCAGAGATTTCGGCAAACTCGGCGCTGCCGCGGGACTTACGTATTCTTTTATTTCCAGGCTCGCACCTGCCGCACCGCAGAATTACGCTTCAAATAAGGTTATTGCTGCCGTTGCAGGAGTTAGATCAAGGGGAAAATACCTCGCTTCCAAATTCGCCTCTATCCCAAACTGCCGGGTAAAATATGTAATTGACGTTGACAGCAGATACCTTCCGGATGCAGCCGCGGCTGTTGAAAAGGCACAGGGTTCAATCCCCGAACAGATCAAAGACTTCCGTTCGGCTCTGGATGACAAAGAAGTTGACCTGCTGGTAATTGCCTCTCCAGACCACTGGCACGCTCCTATGGGTATTGCGGCACTGGCGGCAGGAAAACACGTTTACGTAGAGAAGCCGTGCAGCCACAACCCGGCAGAGGGCGAGATGTTCATAGCCGCACAGAAAAAATACGGAGGCATAGTTCAGATGGGCAACCAGCGGCGGTCATTCAAGATCGTTGAACAGATGATTGACGAGATTCACGGCGGTGTCATCGGCGATGTTTATTACGCAAAAACCTGGTACTCAAATAAACGCGGCCCTATCGGCTATGGAAAAAAGGTAGATGTACCGGCGTATCTTGACTGGAACCTCTGGCAGGGCCCGGCACCCAGGACTGATTACCGTGACAACATACATCCCTACAACTGGCACTGGTTCTGGAACTGGGGAACCGGCGAGTCTTTGAACAACGCTTCACATGAGCTCGATGTAGCACGCTGGGCGCTTAAGGTTGATTACCCAAAAAGAGTAAACAGCACTGCCGGCAGGATACACTACCCCAATCAGGATGACTGGCAATTCTGGGACACCCAAAATATCGCTATTCAGTACAAAGACGATAGAATGATTACCTGGGAGGGCCTGAGCGGCAGTCAATACAAGACCTACGACCGTGAGACACGCGGCGTAGCATTTTTCGGCGATAAAGGCGTCATAGAATACTACTCCAACAGATACAAGATCCTCGACCTGGACGGAAAACTAATCAGAGAAGAAGCCCCCGGAAAGAAAAGCGATACCAGCAGCACAAACACGATTGACCCCGGCCTCAATGACTATCACGCTGAAAACCTTATAAACGCGATTATCGGCAAAGGCAAGGTTAATTCCCCGATTGATGAAGGCCACAAATCGATACTGCTGGGGCATCTGGCGAATATATCCGCAAAGCTCAACACAACCCTAGAATGCGACCCCGCAAGCGGCCATATCATTAACAATGCCAAAGCGATAAAAATGTGGAGCCGCGAATACGAGCCCGGATGGGAACCGAAATTCTGA
- a CDS encoding 3-keto-disaccharide hydrolase — MKKLNFNLAFLLFTLLTITYAASAAPGWFYLSSAENLDAWEKHGGISEFSIRDGVITGTSKDSKINTFLCTKAKFKDFILEYDMKLHEPINSGVQIRSQIVNEQTDRVGGLQVECDPAERRWSGGIYDEAGRMWLYPLYENQPARNAFDVDGWNRFRIEAVGNRVRTWVNGVPCADLIEEDKYVRQGFIGLQVHATPKPGAKISWKNVRIMTENIHQNLMPENTDIRQINYLHNELSQREKEEGWKLLFDGETTNGWRGAKLKSFPDKGWSVKDGELIVHSSGGGESENGGDIVTVKQYKNFELKVDFWFTKGANSGIKYFVDTELNKGAGSSIGCEFQILDDKHHPDAKAGVNDNRTLASLYDLIAADAPYGKRLHGQNYWNQAHIIVRGDHVEHWLNNLKMVEYQRRNQMWRALVAYSKYRVWPAFGERDTGHILLQDHGNEVHFRSIKIRELD; from the coding sequence ATGAAAAAACTTAACTTCAACCTGGCATTTCTTTTATTCACCTTACTTACAATAACTTATGCAGCGTCAGCCGCTCCAGGATGGTTTTACCTCAGCTCGGCAGAAAATCTCGATGCCTGGGAAAAACATGGAGGCATCTCAGAGTTTTCTATCAGGGACGGTGTCATCACAGGCACGAGCAAAGACTCTAAGATAAACACTTTTTTATGCACAAAGGCAAAATTCAAGGACTTCATTCTTGAATATGACATGAAACTTCATGAGCCGATCAATTCCGGCGTTCAGATACGCAGCCAAATCGTGAACGAACAGACCGACCGTGTAGGCGGCTTGCAGGTAGAATGCGACCCGGCAGAAAGACGCTGGAGCGGCGGCATATACGATGAGGCCGGCAGAATGTGGCTATATCCCCTTTACGAAAACCAACCCGCCAGAAACGCATTTGATGTCGATGGCTGGAACAGGTTCCGTATAGAAGCCGTTGGAAACAGGGTCCGCACCTGGGTAAACGGCGTCCCCTGCGCAGACCTTATAGAAGAGGATAAATACGTCCGGCAGGGTTTTATTGGGCTTCAGGTGCACGCCACACCCAAACCAGGGGCAAAGATCAGCTGGAAAAACGTCAGAATTATGACGGAAAATATTCATCAAAACCTGATGCCGGAAAACACAGATATACGCCAGATCAACTATCTGCATAATGAGCTCAGTCAGCGCGAAAAGGAAGAAGGCTGGAAACTGCTCTTTGACGGAGAAACAACAAACGGCTGGAGAGGGGCAAAACTAAAGAGCTTCCCGGATAAAGGCTGGTCAGTAAAAGACGGTGAGCTAATTGTCCACAGCTCCGGCGGCGGAGAATCTGAAAACGGCGGCGACATTGTCACCGTAAAGCAATACAAAAACTTCGAGCTGAAGGTTGACTTCTGGTTTACAAAAGGTGCCAACAGCGGCATAAAATATTTTGTGGATACCGAGCTCAACAAAGGCGCAGGCTCCAGCATAGGCTGTGAATTCCAGATACTCGACGACAAACACCACCCTGATGCCAAAGCCGGCGTAAACGACAACCGCACACTCGCCTCGCTGTACGATTTGATTGCCGCTGATGCCCCATACGGCAAACGGCTTCACGGACAGAATTACTGGAATCAGGCACATATAATAGTACGCGGAGACCATGTTGAACACTGGCTCAACAACCTCAAGATGGTGGAATACCAACGCCGAAATCAGATGTGGCGGGCACTGGTCGCATACAGCAAATACCGCGTATGGCCGGCATTCGGAGAACGCGACACAGGTCACATCCTCTTGCAGGACCACGGCAATGAGGTGCATTTCAGGAGTATAAAAATCAGAGAGCTTGACTGA
- a CDS encoding uroporphyrinogen decarboxylase family protein: MQTGKELIDAMLKGGRYERVGVFDFIWEDTIAGWKQQGLPEQENGSPIHIASHFGWDIDMVGGWLDYMPLKGYDEVVEETQDWHIRRNGAGAAFRYWKGKSSCPEHIDFRMTSRKIWETDYRPHLLKLDPGRINEKLMREHLAAGREGGRWVCFTKAFIFEVLRQSLGDVCMYESLLLDPEWIHDFNRVYTDFYKMHYTYMFENIGKPDGMILCEDMGYTGAAFCSEAVFEELFFPYFAEIIEFLKSHDVHVLLHSCGYVQHLVPRFVELGFEGIHPLEVKAGCDVRKAARDYADKLLFLGGLDKRVYESGDRELIARETKKIITDMKALDARFVYALDHSLSTAVKYQDYLYGLEVYRENCGY; encoded by the coding sequence ATGCAGACAGGCAAAGAGTTAATAGATGCTATGTTAAAAGGCGGGCGTTACGAGCGTGTGGGGGTGTTTGATTTTATCTGGGAAGATACAATCGCCGGCTGGAAGCAGCAGGGACTTCCGGAACAGGAAAACGGCAGCCCGATTCACATCGCCTCACATTTTGGCTGGGATATCGATATGGTTGGCGGCTGGCTGGACTATATGCCTCTTAAGGGCTATGATGAGGTGGTTGAAGAGACGCAGGACTGGCATATACGCAGAAACGGTGCAGGTGCCGCTTTCAGGTACTGGAAGGGCAAGTCAAGCTGTCCTGAGCATATCGATTTCCGCATGACAAGCCGCAAAATCTGGGAAACTGATTACCGGCCGCATCTTCTAAAGCTCGACCCGGGCAGGATCAATGAAAAACTGATGCGTGAACATCTTGCGGCCGGCAGAGAGGGCGGCAGGTGGGTTTGTTTTACAAAGGCGTTTATATTCGAGGTGCTTCGTCAAAGTCTTGGAGATGTGTGCATGTATGAAAGTCTGCTTCTGGATCCTGAATGGATACATGATTTCAACCGGGTTTATACAGATTTTTATAAGATGCACTACACCTATATGTTTGAGAATATAGGCAAACCTGATGGAATGATACTGTGTGAGGATATGGGCTATACAGGTGCGGCGTTTTGTTCAGAGGCTGTCTTTGAAGAGCTGTTTTTCCCATATTTCGCGGAGATAATAGAGTTTCTCAAATCGCACGATGTTCATGTTCTGCTGCATTCCTGCGGTTATGTTCAGCATCTTGTGCCGCGTTTTGTTGAGCTTGGATTCGAGGGGATACATCCTTTGGAGGTAAAAGCCGGCTGCGATGTACGCAAGGCTGCCCGTGATTATGCGGATAAACTTCTGTTTCTGGGCGGGCTGGACAAGCGGGTTTATGAGAGCGGGGACCGTGAGCTGATCGCGAGGGAAACGAAAAAAATTATTACGGACATGAAGGCCCTCGACGCGAGGTTTGTTTATGCTCTGGATCATTCACTCTCGACCGCTGTGAAATACCAGGACTATCTCTATGGACTGGAAGTGTACAGAGAAAATTGCGGTTATTGA
- a CDS encoding substrate-binding domain-containing protein, which translates to MKKNAVIIVVLVVLAAVFVGIGISRKGSDADSDGSLTIGVIPKGLTHVFWQSVKAGAQEACDEVGADMYWNGPEVESDRDKQIQIVEDLMIRNVSGVVLAPLDAEALVPVVERLYEREIPCAIIDSGIETDKYLSFISTDNYLGGQLAARRMGEILGGEGNVIVIKYAQGSDSTTQRENGFIETIENEFPGISIVDTKYGLTTVETALQATEDLLTKNQDVDGLFACNASTSVGALRGLESQGRTERIKMVGFDDEDAIINGLVEGKVDSIVVQNPFKMGYEGVKAVVASIEGRPVERRIDTGVKVYTAEDLNDPQVRKALRLE; encoded by the coding sequence ATGAAGAAAAACGCAGTGATAATTGTTGTTCTTGTCGTTCTGGCGGCAGTTTTTGTAGGGATTGGAATCAGCCGCAAGGGCAGTGATGCCGACTCGGACGGTTCGTTGACGATAGGCGTAATTCCCAAGGGTCTTACACATGTTTTCTGGCAAAGTGTAAAAGCCGGTGCTCAAGAGGCTTGCGACGAGGTTGGAGCAGATATGTACTGGAACGGCCCCGAGGTTGAGAGCGACCGTGACAAGCAGATTCAAATCGTAGAGGACCTGATGATCCGCAATGTATCGGGTGTTGTTCTTGCTCCGCTAGATGCCGAGGCACTTGTGCCTGTTGTAGAACGGCTTTATGAGCGAGAGATACCCTGTGCAATAATCGATTCGGGTATAGAAACCGATAAATATCTCAGCTTTATATCCACAGATAATTATCTTGGCGGCCAGTTAGCTGCCAGGCGCATGGGCGAGATTCTCGGCGGCGAAGGAAATGTGATCGTGATAAAATACGCTCAGGGCTCGGACTCCACCACTCAGCGTGAAAACGGTTTTATCGAGACGATAGAGAATGAATTTCCCGGGATATCGATAGTAGATACCAAATACGGGCTGACTACGGTTGAAACCGCACTCCAGGCTACAGAAGACCTTTTGACCAAAAATCAGGACGTTGACGGTCTTTTTGCCTGCAACGCGTCCACCTCTGTCGGTGCGCTTCGCGGGCTTGAGAGCCAGGGCCGTACAGAACGTATCAAGATGGTTGGCTTCGATGACGAAGACGCTATTATTAACGGTCTTGTAGAAGGCAAGGTTGACTCTATTGTCGTGCAGAATCCGTTTAAGATGGGTTATGAAGGGGTTAAGGCCGTTGTCGCTTCAATCGAAGGCAGGCCGGTTGAAAGACGTATTGATACCGGAGTAAAGGTTTATACAGCGGAAGACCTTAATGATCCCCAGGTCCGCAAGGCCCTTCGGCTGGAATAG
- a CDS encoding sugar ABC transporter ATP-binding protein has protein sequence MTESKQNRSVLSMAGISKSFGPVRALSDVNFVVRKGTVHALVGENGAGKSTLMKVLAGVHRPDSGTIRIQGREQTFNGPHDALKAGVSMIYQELDLAEDLSVAENVYLGGELKKGFMLNQALMNERTDALAAEYGFNISSGAQVSGLSTGDCQIVELLKALHRNANVIVMDEPTSSLSKTEASKLFEIVRNLRRGGISIIYISHRLEEVIDLADDITVLRDGSVVHTGKMQDMDIPRIVHHMVGRELKDFYPARDVSPGRVCVEAKHITAVGVKDVSFKIKSGEIVGVAGLVGAGRTELAEALFGVREKTGGTLAIDGREVKINSPAQAISAGIALLTEDRKRTGLCVGLACSWNVTLPNLEKIGMKHFISPAREDKAVIDIASKVSVKWPSPSAPADSLSGGNQQKLLIARWLMADSRFVIFDEPTRGIDVGAKKEVYKILNTLAAQGKAILMISSELPELFGVADRILVIRGSEQAADLVTAETSPDEVMKYAATAES, from the coding sequence ATGACAGAGAGCAAACAAAATCGTTCTGTATTGAGCATGGCCGGCATATCTAAGTCGTTCGGTCCGGTGCGGGCGCTGAGCGATGTGAATTTTGTTGTTCGCAAAGGCACTGTTCACGCCCTTGTCGGCGAAAACGGGGCCGGCAAATCGACACTGATGAAGGTTCTTGCAGGTGTGCACAGGCCCGATTCGGGCACTATCCGGATTCAGGGCAGAGAGCAGACCTTCAACGGCCCTCACGATGCTCTAAAAGCCGGCGTGTCTATGATATATCAGGAGCTTGACCTCGCGGAGGATTTGAGTGTTGCGGAGAATGTTTACCTTGGCGGAGAGCTGAAAAAAGGCTTTATGCTAAATCAGGCTCTGATGAATGAGCGGACTGATGCGCTCGCCGCAGAGTACGGATTCAATATCAGCTCAGGCGCGCAAGTCTCCGGGCTTTCTACCGGCGATTGCCAGATAGTAGAGCTGTTAAAAGCCCTGCACAGAAACGCCAACGTTATCGTAATGGACGAGCCGACATCTTCGCTGAGTAAAACCGAGGCTTCAAAACTCTTTGAAATTGTGCGAAATCTCCGCCGCGGCGGCATCTCGATAATCTATATCTCGCACCGCCTCGAAGAGGTTATCGACCTGGCCGATGATATAACCGTTCTGCGTGACGGCAGTGTGGTTCATACGGGAAAAATGCAGGATATGGATATTCCCCGAATTGTGCATCACATGGTAGGCCGCGAACTGAAGGATTTTTATCCCGCCAGGGATGTCTCGCCGGGCAGGGTATGTGTCGAGGCAAAACATATTACAGCCGTCGGCGTCAAAGACGTTTCTTTTAAGATAAAAAGCGGCGAAATCGTCGGCGTTGCCGGTCTTGTCGGTGCGGGCAGGACAGAGCTTGCTGAGGCGCTGTTTGGAGTCAGAGAAAAAACCGGCGGCACTTTGGCAATAGACGGGCGGGAGGTGAAAATCAATTCCCCCGCTCAGGCGATATCCGCCGGCATAGCACTGCTGACAGAGGACAGAAAGCGAACCGGTCTGTGCGTGGGGCTTGCCTGCAGCTGGAACGTAACACTGCCCAACCTTGAAAAAATCGGCATGAAACATTTCATAAGCCCTGCACGTGAGGATAAAGCTGTTATTGATATCGCCTCGAAGGTTTCGGTTAAATGGCCGTCTCCATCTGCTCCTGCGGACTCACTTTCGGGCGGAAATCAGCAGAAACTGCTTATTGCCCGGTGGCTCATGGCAGATTCGAGATTTGTCATATTCGATGAGCCCACCAGGGGGATTGATGTCGGGGCTAAAAAAGAGGTGTACAAAATTCTAAACACTCTGGCTGCTCAAGGCAAGGCGATATTGATGATATCATCAGAGCTGCCCGAGCTCTTCGGCGTGGCCGACCGGATACTTGTAATACGCGGCAGTGAGCAGGCGGCAGATCTGGTAACAGCGGAAACAAGCCCCGATGAAGTGATGAAATACGCCGCTACTGCTGAAAGCTGA
- a CDS encoding ABC transporter permease — MNKMIRQMLPFGTLILIVCILSAIKPDSFLTLDNFLNVLRRSSVNGIIAVGMTFIIISAGIDLSVGSVAAFCGMAGAWTMLKVSGGDLTAGSMVIGTLAGMFAGLVCGFFNGTLITSLKLQPFIVTLGSMSIFRGISYVMHDGQPFNVPQYKYLGEGVIAGVPVSIIIFALVTGVAAFIMKYTRLGRYTYAMGSNQQAAFHAGINVKKNLVAIYSLTGLLVGLAAMILTSRTVSAQPTAGIQLELDVIAAVVIGGASLSGGCGGITGTIIGTLLISFLRNGCTLLGISTNVQLIVIGIIIIAAVAIDQVARSKAADSTN, encoded by the coding sequence ATGAACAAAATGATTCGACAGATGCTGCCGTTCGGCACACTGATACTGATAGTATGTATTTTGTCGGCGATAAAGCCCGATTCGTTTTTAACCCTGGACAACTTTCTAAATGTGCTAAGGCGTTCAAGTGTAAACGGCATAATCGCTGTGGGTATGACTTTTATCATCATCAGTGCGGGCATTGATCTTTCTGTCGGCTCTGTCGCGGCTTTTTGCGGCATGGCAGGCGCCTGGACGATGCTTAAGGTCAGCGGGGGAGATTTGACGGCAGGGTCTATGGTGATCGGTACTCTGGCGGGTATGTTTGCCGGGCTTGTCTGCGGGTTTTTCAACGGCACCCTGATCACCAGTCTCAAACTTCAGCCCTTTATTGTAACACTGGGCTCAATGAGTATCTTTCGCGGGATATCTTATGTTATGCACGACGGCCAGCCTTTCAACGTTCCGCAGTACAAATATCTCGGCGAAGGGGTGATTGCCGGCGTTCCCGTCTCGATAATTATATTCGCATTGGTAACAGGTGTCGCCGCGTTCATAATGAAATATACCCGGCTTGGACGTTACACGTATGCGATGGGTTCTAATCAGCAGGCGGCGTTTCATGCCGGTATAAACGTGAAAAAAAATCTCGTGGCGATATATTCACTGACCGGCCTGCTTGTAGGCCTGGCGGCGATGATTTTGACCAGCAGGACGGTATCCGCTCAGCCGACAGCCGGCATTCAGCTTGAGCTGGATGTAATCGCGGCGGTTGTAATAGGCGGTGCCAGCCTTTCCGGCGGCTGCGGCGGCATTACGGGCACGATAATCGGTACGCTTCTGATCAGCTTTTTGCGGAACGGGTGTACTCTGTTGGGAATATCAACAAATGTTCAGCTGATTGTTATCGGTATTATAATTATCGCTGCGGTTGCGATTGATCAGGTTGCCAGGTCAAAAGCCGCAGACAGCACCAACTAA
- a CDS encoding YunC family protein, protein MNVETINLSGGRGAQGFTVELGPVNLVFVKTDTGMIGCGAFNVMALDKFEYPAARIASEDGSPIRCPDDLLEGVVIEVNKTAAGKGAALELKGRDVLEML, encoded by the coding sequence ATGAATGTAGAGACTATTAACCTCTCCGGCGGCAGAGGAGCTCAGGGTTTTACTGTTGAGCTGGGGCCGGTAAATCTGGTTTTTGTCAAGACCGATACCGGCATGATAGGCTGCGGGGCGTTTAATGTGATGGCGCTTGACAAGTTTGAATATCCCGCCGCCCGGATCGCCTCAGAAGACGGTTCGCCGATTCGCTGCCCCGATGATCTGCTCGAAGGCGTCGTTATAGAAGTCAACAAAACCGCCGCTGGTAAAGGGGCGGCACTGGAGCTCAAAGGCCGTGATGTTCTCGAAATGCTCTAA
- a CDS encoding alpha-L-fucosidase has product MTEQAIKDIFTNRKFGIFVHWGLYSMLGGVWKDKKTPYIAEWIMKRSRIPAKEYEQLAEKFNPSAFDPAGWIETVARAGARYFVFTAKHHDGFAMYRSKCNRYNVIDASGFNIDPIEALADQCRKRDIKFCLYYSQDQDWHHPHGTGNDWDFDPEKKDFSIYFEEKVKPQVTELLSNYGPIGLIWFDTPVQISRRHSKELFELVHRLQPDCLVNGRLGHGIGDYGQTEDNDIPAGGTGQAWEVPATMNDSWGYKTHDRNWKSPQLLLNQLIEVISKGGNYLLNIGPDGIGRIPTQSIQSAAYIGSWLKDNARAVFGTKPSPFTGDFEWGYVTESGQRLYLIITDPDAGRIELSGLRTHVKNMSLLSNQTANISFNQQILPEKSIYMLSVDIPQWQTQRPLAVEVNCGEEISADKTITQKHDGKISLEVLNSDIDSGGDFKPGTNSSIESWLKPKGSVKWSFRVLQPGRFEVSILTSMPRADGDPASPVDWEGGHKIKISAAGQTLYTEIKKDFEETRTGSHAVYAGTRAGEIAFDSPGLYELEIEPEHINAKKGLGFTLRSVLLSSLIANPRGSDKLIKANA; this is encoded by the coding sequence AACGCCCTACATAGCGGAATGGATTATGAAGCGATCACGAATCCCTGCAAAGGAATACGAGCAGCTCGCCGAAAAATTCAATCCATCCGCTTTTGACCCTGCCGGCTGGATCGAAACCGTCGCCCGCGCCGGTGCCAGATATTTTGTATTCACCGCCAAGCACCATGACGGCTTCGCCATGTATCGCTCTAAATGCAACAGATACAACGTCATAGACGCCTCGGGCTTCAACATCGACCCGATAGAGGCGCTCGCTGACCAGTGCCGCAAGCGAGACATAAAATTCTGTCTCTACTACTCGCAGGACCAGGACTGGCACCACCCGCACGGAACCGGTAACGACTGGGACTTTGACCCTGAAAAAAAAGATTTCTCCATATATTTTGAAGAAAAGGTAAAACCCCAGGTAACCGAACTGCTGAGCAATTACGGCCCCATCGGTCTCATCTGGTTCGACACGCCGGTACAGATTTCCCGACGGCACAGCAAGGAGCTCTTCGAGCTGGTTCACCGGCTTCAGCCGGACTGCCTTGTCAACGGCCGTCTCGGCCACGGCATAGGCGACTACGGCCAGACAGAAGACAACGACATACCCGCCGGAGGAACCGGCCAGGCCTGGGAAGTGCCGGCTACAATGAACGATTCGTGGGGCTATAAAACCCACGACCGCAACTGGAAAAGCCCCCAGCTGCTTCTAAACCAGCTTATCGAGGTCATAAGCAAAGGCGGCAACTATCTGCTCAATATCGGACCGGACGGCATAGGAAGAATCCCGACCCAAAGCATACAGAGCGCTGCGTACATCGGCAGCTGGCTAAAGGATAACGCCCGCGCTGTCTTCGGTACAAAACCAAGCCCGTTTACAGGCGATTTTGAATGGGGATATGTAACAGAGTCCGGCCAAAGGCTTTATCTGATCATAACCGACCCTGATGCCGGCAGGATTGAGCTTTCCGGACTTCGCACACATGTCAAAAACATGAGCCTTCTGTCAAACCAGACTGCCAATATCTCGTTTAATCAGCAAATATTGCCCGAAAAATCAATCTACATGCTTTCGGTGGACATACCGCAATGGCAAACCCAAAGGCCTCTTGCTGTCGAAGTGAATTGCGGCGAAGAAATTTCAGCCGATAAAACGATCACTCAAAAACATGACGGTAAAATATCGCTTGAGGTGCTAAATTCCGACATTGACAGCGGCGGCGATTTCAAACCCGGCACAAACAGCTCAATCGAAAGCTGGCTCAAACCAAAAGGCTCTGTAAAATGGTCTTTCAGGGTGCTTCAACCGGGCAGATTTGAGGTCAGTATTCTGACATCTATGCCGCGGGCCGATGGTGATCCGGCATCTCCGGTTGACTGGGAAGGCGGGCACAAAATAAAAATCTCAGCCGCCGGCCAGACTTTATACACGGAAATAAAAAAAGATTTCGAAGAAACCCGCACCGGAAGCCATGCAGTTTACGCCGGCACCAGAGCCGGAGAGATTGCCTTTGATTCTCCTGGGCTGTATGAGCTGGAAATCGAACCAGAGCACATAAACGCCAAGAAAGGGCTGGGCTTTACTCTGCGTTCGGTATTGCTCTCGTCTTTGATCGCAAATCCCAGAGGCTCAGACAAACTCATAAAAGCAAACGCTTAA